One stretch of Variovorax sp. 54 DNA includes these proteins:
- a CDS encoding sensor histidine kinase yields MTGAARRWWRPRSLRTQLLLWLVTLHVVAAVLTAWFSFLAYGNLVHNALDDQMRLVAESYAGNDPPKTPRAMDGEAAFSRGAFVVQLWSADGATLRASSWPALSVPLQPGSGFSDVHAEGPAHSRWRVFTAEPAQHADAPRVQVLQNEDYRHRRALRRALLEGLPIALLLPAALLVLWLIVSAASRSLRGVARDVASQDERRPTELSLARVPDEITPLVGAFNHLLSRVRSAFATQRRFVQDAAHELRTPMAAIGLQIENLRAHVPAGEATDRFNQLEAGVTRAQHLIEQLLQLSRQDAPPSDALGERVDIEALLRESLGQRMVLADARRIDVGFEGLTAAVVTAPAAELRSVFDNLIDNALRYAPEGGVVDVRLHRVEGQAVVDVLDNGPGIPPAELERVFDRFFRVPGAAAGGSGLGLAIARTAAERHGLRIELRNRDDGPGLRARVLLST; encoded by the coding sequence ATGACCGGTGCGGCCCGCCGCTGGTGGCGCCCGCGTTCGCTGCGCACCCAGCTGCTGCTGTGGCTCGTCACGCTGCATGTGGTGGCGGCGGTGCTCACGGCGTGGTTCTCTTTTCTGGCCTACGGCAACCTCGTTCACAACGCGCTGGACGACCAGATGCGGCTGGTGGCCGAGTCGTACGCGGGCAACGACCCGCCCAAGACCCCGCGCGCGATGGACGGCGAGGCGGCCTTCTCGCGCGGCGCCTTCGTCGTGCAGCTCTGGAGCGCCGACGGCGCCACCTTGCGCGCGAGTTCGTGGCCCGCGCTGTCGGTGCCGTTGCAACCCGGCAGCGGCTTCAGCGACGTGCACGCCGAAGGGCCCGCGCATTCGCGCTGGCGCGTGTTCACGGCCGAGCCCGCCCAGCATGCCGACGCGCCGCGCGTGCAGGTGCTGCAGAACGAGGACTACCGGCACCGCCGCGCGCTGCGCCGTGCCCTGCTCGAAGGCCTGCCGATCGCGCTGCTGCTGCCGGCGGCGCTGCTGGTGCTGTGGCTCATCGTGTCGGCCGCCTCGCGCTCGCTGCGCGGCGTGGCGCGCGACGTGGCCTCGCAGGACGAGCGCCGCCCGACCGAGCTGTCGCTGGCGCGCGTGCCCGACGAGATCACGCCGCTGGTGGGCGCCTTCAACCACCTGCTGTCGCGCGTGCGCAGCGCCTTCGCCACGCAGCGCCGCTTCGTACAGGACGCGGCGCACGAGCTGCGCACGCCGATGGCCGCCATCGGCCTGCAGATCGAGAACCTGCGCGCGCACGTGCCGGCCGGCGAAGCCACCGACCGCTTCAACCAGCTCGAGGCCGGCGTGACGCGCGCGCAGCACCTCATCGAGCAGTTGCTGCAGCTGTCGCGGCAGGACGCACCGCCGTCGGATGCGCTGGGCGAGCGGGTCGACATCGAGGCGCTGCTGCGCGAAAGCCTGGGCCAGCGCATGGTGCTGGCCGATGCGCGGCGCATCGACGTGGGCTTTGAAGGCCTGACCGCTGCGGTGGTGACTGCGCCTGCCGCCGAGCTGCGCAGCGTGTTCGACAACCTCATCGACAACGCGCTGCGCTACGCGCCCGAAGGCGGCGTGGTCGATGTGCGGCTGCACCGCGTCGAGGGGCAGGCGGTGGTCGATGTGCTGGACAACGGGCCGGGCATTCCGCCGGCCGAACTGGAGCGCGTGTTCGACCGCTTCTTTCGCGTGCCCGGCGCGGCGGCGGGCGGCAGCGGGCTGGGCCTGGCGATCGCGCGCACGGCGGCGGAGCGGCATGGCCTGCGCATCGAACTGCGCAACCGCGACGACGGGCCGGGGCTGAGGGCGCGGGTGTTGTTGTCGACGTAG